One window of the Pedobacter ginsengisoli genome contains the following:
- a CDS encoding DUF4870 domain-containing protein codes for MNTEQTHEMDKKTIAIISYLTIIGWVIAYIQLSKNKAQLAIFHIRQSLFLMLCAFVIFIIQMLFVFVPYVGWIISIGFNLITLGFLVLWVIALINAINGEQKPLPIFGNKAQDLLKGIK; via the coding sequence ATGAATACAGAACAAACACACGAAATGGATAAGAAAACTATTGCTATCATTAGTTATCTTACTATTATTGGATGGGTTATAGCTTACATTCAATTAAGTAAAAATAAAGCCCAGTTAGCTATATTTCATATCAGGCAATCCTTATTCCTGATGCTTTGTGCATTTGTTATTTTTATTATCCAAATGCTATTTGTATTCGTTCCTTATGTGGGATGGATAATCTCTATAGGTTTTAACCTTATCACGCTAGGTTTTCTGGTGCTTTGGGTTATTGCGCTTATCAACGCCATTAATGGCGAACAAAAACCATTGCCCATATTTGGCAATAAGGCACAGGATTTACTAAAAGGGATTAAATAA
- a CDS encoding IPT/TIG domain-containing protein, translating into MKTIKYNTFATASGIAFVLFLFALSSCKKENGTPITDPTPKDTTLKVASLSATTLHYGDTLSITGSNFSTVVLNNTVTINEVAAIVQSATATQLKIIVPAVGAVSGEVKIKTGAQTTTGGNITYVPDVFVAGSQNNNSRPLATYWKNGSAVTLSIEESGLNSIFINGNDVYVAGRERINNLQLANYWKNGTKTTLGINESAANSISVNGNDVHVGGWEIINGFDLSRYWKNGTGTTISVNDPIVSQVVTGNGSCTGIYINNNNVYAVGSYRNSQGRFSPWEFTNGTIPANTIPNNDKHCFANAVFAIGSDKYVAGNQNNASTGLAMATIWKNGTVATLTAGTASVGVATAVFVKGNDVYVAGYEQENYYGGGPTFAKYWKNGIEVKLSTASSGATGIAVFGNDVYVSGWENNGAYSVAKYWKNGVAVNLGNTTLNSSGNAIVVR; encoded by the coding sequence ATGAAAACAATAAAATATAACACATTTGCAACAGCATCGGGTATAGCATTTGTGCTGTTCCTATTTGCATTGTCTTCTTGCAAAAAAGAGAATGGCACTCCCATTACTGATCCAACACCAAAAGATACTACACTTAAAGTAGCTTCTTTATCTGCCACCACGTTACACTATGGCGACACGCTTAGTATTACTGGCAGCAATTTTTCTACTGTAGTCCTCAATAATACGGTTACTATTAATGAGGTAGCAGCCATAGTACAATCGGCCACGGCTACACAGCTGAAGATAATTGTTCCTGCTGTAGGAGCTGTTAGCGGTGAAGTAAAAATAAAAACAGGTGCCCAAACTACAACCGGCGGTAATATTACTTATGTACCTGATGTATTTGTAGCGGGCTCTCAGAATAATAACAGCCGACCTTTGGCTACTTACTGGAAAAACGGTAGTGCTGTTACGTTGAGTATCGAAGAGTCGGGATTGAATTCCATATTTATAAATGGTAATGATGTATATGTAGCTGGAAGGGAAAGGATTAATAATTTACAATTGGCCAATTATTGGAAAAACGGTACTAAAACAACGCTTGGCATCAACGAATCCGCTGCCAATAGCATTTCTGTAAACGGCAACGATGTGCATGTTGGCGGCTGGGAAATCATCAACGGATTTGATCTTTCCCGATACTGGAAAAACGGGACAGGTACAACCATAAGTGTTAATGATCCCATTGTATCACAGGTCGTTACCGGTAATGGCTCTTGTACAGGAATTTATATAAATAACAACAATGTTTATGCCGTTGGAAGCTATCGCAACTCACAAGGAAGATTTTCGCCATGGGAATTTACAAACGGGACAATACCAGCTAATACCATACCCAATAACGATAAGCATTGCTTTGCCAATGCTGTTTTCGCAATCGGAAGCGATAAATATGTGGCAGGCAACCAAAACAATGCATCAACAGGCTTGGCCATGGCTACCATCTGGAAAAACGGAACTGTTGCAACACTAACCGCAGGTACGGCTTCGGTAGGCGTGGCAACCGCTGTTTTCGTAAAGGGAAACGATGTATATGTGGCAGGATATGAACAGGAGAATTATTATGGTGGTGGGCCAACTTTTGCCAAATACTGGAAGAATGGGATCGAGGTAAAATTATCAACAGCATCATCGGGCGCTACAGGTATCGCGGTTTTTGGCAATGATGTATATGTATCGGGATGGGAAAACAACGGAGCATACAGTGTAGCCAAATACTGGAAAAATGGAGTGGCTGTCAATTTGGGAAATACCACACTTAATTCATCAGGCAATGCTATTGTTGTGAGATAA
- a CDS encoding M48 family metallopeptidase, protein MKRVLSLILVGLVTVFFACKTVPITGRKQLTLVPDAMLTTLAFTAYDTIIKNSTTLTNADEREQEVTRVGTKIQQAVETYMQQNGMSNDLKNFKWDYHTIDAATVNAWCMPGGKVVVYTGLLPYTQNENALAIVMGHEIAHAIAHHGNERMSQGLLVSLGGMVLQDALKEKKKETQALFVGLYMVGSNLALSLPNSRMQESEADKLGLIFAAMAGYDPDEAIPFWQRMNAGNKSKVPEFLSTHPSDETRIKKLSVLIPEIKEKYYKQ, encoded by the coding sequence ATGAAAAGGGTCTTATCCTTGATTTTAGTAGGACTTGTAACAGTTTTTTTTGCTTGCAAAACCGTACCCATTACTGGTCGCAAGCAGCTCACCCTGGTACCCGATGCCATGCTCACCACTTTGGCATTTACCGCATATGATACCATAATAAAAAATAGTACCACACTTACAAACGCTGATGAAAGGGAGCAGGAGGTAACACGGGTGGGTACAAAAATTCAACAGGCTGTAGAAACCTATATGCAACAAAATGGGATGAGTAATGACCTGAAAAATTTTAAATGGGATTATCATACCATTGATGCAGCAACTGTAAATGCATGGTGTATGCCAGGTGGTAAAGTAGTGGTATATACAGGACTGTTACCCTATACACAGAACGAAAATGCATTAGCCATAGTAATGGGGCATGAAATTGCGCATGCCATTGCCCACCATGGTAATGAACGCATGAGCCAAGGCTTACTAGTTAGCTTGGGCGGAATGGTATTGCAGGATGCGCTAAAAGAAAAAAAGAAGGAAACACAGGCTTTGTTTGTAGGCTTGTACATGGTAGGATCTAACCTTGCACTTTCATTGCCTAACAGTCGTATGCAGGAAAGCGAAGCCGATAAACTGGGTTTGATATTTGCCGCCATGGCTGGTTATGATCCTGATGAGGCGATTCCCTTTTGGCAACGGATGAATGCGGGTAACAAAAGCAAAGTACCAGAATTTTTATCTACACATCCTTCGGATGAGACGAGGATCAAAAAATTATCAGTATTGATACCGGAGATTAAGGAGAAGTATTATAAACAATAG